The Larus michahellis chromosome 16, bLarMic1.1, whole genome shotgun sequence genome has a segment encoding these proteins:
- the KIF17 gene encoding kinesin-like protein KIF17 — MASEAVKVIVRCRPMNEREKALGCKAVVSMESARGQCFLQNPAAAGEPPKQFTFDGAYYQEHNTEQIYNEIAYPLVEGVTEGYNGTIFAYGQTGSGKSFTMQGIVDPSTQKGIIPRAFEHIFESVQCAENAKFLVRASYLEIYNEDIRDLLGADTKQKLELKEHPEKGVYVKGLSLHTVQSVVQCERIMETGWGNRAVGYTLMNKDSSRSHSIFTVNMEIYTVDERGQDHLRAAKLNLVDLAGSERQSKTGATGDRLKEATKINLSLSALGNVISALVDGRCKHIPYRDSKLTRLLQDSLGGNTKTLMVACLSPADNNYDESLSTLRYANRAKNIKNKPCINEDPKDALLREYQEEIKKLKAILAEQMSTNNLSGLLPAETARLAAKPAPLKPQLDLEAEKQLMREEYEERLTQLKASYEAEQASRARLEEDISRLRNHYDLKLSALEENLRKEAAATRTETTPDETPLPEDSVAAADEEPTSAQAPGAPRAFPDAGGASRGSAGAEVAVPAEGTSLPAEQQQVLARLQMLERQVVGGEQAKNKDLKEKRKRRKKYADERKMQLVAALQQSNEDSSDWVLLNVYDSIQEEVRAKSKLLEKVQEKLRAAETEIKDLQSEFELEKIDYLGTIRRLERDLLLFQQLLDQVQSLVRRDCNYSNLEKIKRESVWDEETGCWKIPEPVIQKTRLPAAVPALPQPQPARSSPAAERGDCTPEKDRYKLVLNRSDSETAANNYFGPRRASRILQPDPSRHKAPPGHEVAALLRPRPFRLQALALTPPNANTKRKKGKGGSGSRPL; from the exons ATGGCCTCGGAGGCGGTGAAGGTGATCGTGCGCTGCCGGCCCATGAACGAGCGTGAGAAGGCTCTCGGCTGCAAGGCGGTCGTCAGCATGGAGAGCGCGCGCGGCCAGTGCTTCCTCCAaaaccccgccgccgccggcgagCCCCCCAAGCAGTTCACCTTCGACGGGGCCTACTACCAAGAGCACAACACGGAGCAGATCTACAACGAGATCGCCTACCCGCTGGTGGAG GGTGTCACCGAAGGCTACAACGGCACCATATTTGCCTATGGCCAGACTGGCAGCGGGAAGTCATTCACCATGCAGGGAATCGTGGATCCTTCTACGCAGAAAGGCATAATACCCAGGGCATTTGAACACATTTTTGAGAGCGTACAG TGTGCTGAAAATGCCAAGTTCTTGGTGAGAGCTTCCTACCTGGAGATTTACAATGAAGACATACGAGACCTTCTTGGAGCTGACACCAAGCAGAAGTTGGAG CTGAAGGAGCACCCAGAGAAAGGGGTGTACGTGAAGGGGCTCTCCCTGCACACCGTGCAGAGCGTGGTCCAGTGCGAGCGGATCATGGAGACAGGCTGGGGAAACCGAGCAGTGGGTTACACCCTCATGAATAAGGACTCTTCCCGCTCCCACTCCATCTTTACTGTCAATATGGAAATCTACACCGTAG ATGAGCGAGGGCAGGACCACCTTAGGGCCGCAAAACTCAATTTAGTGGATCTGGCAGGAAGCGAGAGACAGTCAAAAACTGGAGCCACGGGGGACCGGCTCAAAGAGGCCACCAAAATCAACCTGTCCCTCTCAGCTCTGGGCAACGTCATCTCGGCCCTAGTCGATGGCAGGTGTAAACACATCCCCTACCGAGACTCAAAGCTGACCAGGCTGCTGCAAGATTCCCTCGGAGGGAATACCAAGACACTGATGGTAGCTTGCTTATCTCCGGCTGATAACAACTATGATGAAAGCCTCAGTACTTTGCGCTATGCTAATCGAGCGAAAAACATCAAGAACAAGCCCTGTATCAACGAGGACCCCAAGGATGCTCTGCTGAGGGAGTATCAGGAGGAGATTAAGAAGCTGAAGGCCATTCTAGCTGAACAGATGAGCACGAATAACTTGTCAG ggCTTCTACCTGCTGAGACTGCTCGCCTGGCAGCAAAGCCAGCTCCCCTCAAACCCCAGTTAGATCttgaagcagagaagcagctgatGAGAGAA GAGTACGAAGAGAGGCTGACCCAACTAAAGGCCAGCTACGAAGCGGAACAGGCGTCCCGTGCCCGCCTCGAAGAGGACATCAGTCGCCTGAGGAATCACTACGATCTCAAGCTGTCTGCTCTCGAGGAGAACCTCAGGAAGGAAGCAG CTGCCACGAGGACTGAAACTACTCCTGACGAGACACCTTTGCCTGAAGACTCTGTTGCTGCAGCAGATGAAGAACCAACATCAGCGCAG gCCCCAGGAGCGCCTCGGGCTTTCCCAGACGCTGGCGGTGCGAGCCGGGGGAGCGCTGGAGCAGAGGTGGCCGTCCCTGCTGAGGGGACTTCAttgcctgcagagcagcagcaggtgctCGCCAG gctgcagaTGCTGGAGCGACAGGTGGTAGGAGGGGAACAGGCTAAAAACAAGGACCTCAAAGAAAAGCGTAAACGCCGGAAAAAATACGCGGATGAGCGGAAGATGCAGCTGGTGGCTGCCCTGCAGCAATCTAACGAGGACAGCAGCGACTGGGTCCTGCTTAACGTCTACGACTCCATCCAGGAGGAGGTTCGAGCCAAGAGCAAGCTTCTGGAGAAGGTGCAGGAAAAG CTGCGGGCTGCCGAGACCGAGATCAAAGATCTGCAGTCGGAGTTTGAGCTGGAAAAGATCGATTACCTGGGCACCATCCGCCGCCTGGAGCGAgacctgctgctcttccagcagctgctggatcAGGTGCAGTCCCTCGTCCGCCGCGACTGCAACTACAGCAATCTGGAGAAGATCAAGCGCGAATCCGTCTGGGATGAGGAAACGGGCTGCTGGAAAATTCCAGAGCCCGTCATTCAAAAAACCCGCCTGCCCGCAG CGGTTccagccctgccgcagccccaGCCTGCCCGAAGCAGCCCCGCGGCTGAGCGCGGAGACTGCACG CCGGAGAAGGATCGCTACAAGCTGGTGCTGAACCGCAGCGACAGCGAGACGGCCGCCAACAACTACTTTGGACCCCGGCGCGCCAGCCGCATCCTCCAGCCCGACCCGTCCCGGCACAAAG ctccccCGGGGCACGAGGTGGCCGCCCTGCTCCGGCCCCGGCCATTCCGCCTCCAGGCCCTCGCCTTGACCCCGCCGAATGCCAACACCAAGCGCAAAAAAGGCAAAGGCGGCTCCGGCAGCCGCCCCCTCTGA